In the genome of Nitratireductor sp. GISD-1A_MAKvit, the window GCGAGATCGCCGTTTCTCCCGCCAGGGGAAGTGTGACCAGCAAAACCGACCGGCTGCGCGTGCGTGCCGCATGGATGTATTTCGTCGAGCAGAAAACGCAGAACGAAATCGCCGAGATTCTGGGCATTGGGCGTGTCAGCGTGGTGCGCATGCTCGCGGACGCGCGCGCCCGCAACGAGGTCAAGATCACCATCGAGGGTGACCTTGCCGAAATCACCAGCATGGAGCGCGCGCTTGAGGAGCGGTTCGGTCTGGAACGCGCTGTCGTGGCGCCGCTCTCAGACCCTGATGCCGACCCCATTCCCGCCATCAGCGCTGCTACGGGAAGCCATGTTTCGGATGTGATGTCATCCGATATGTCGGTGGGGGTGGGCTGGGGGCGCACTCTTTTCGGCTCGCTTCCGTTCATCCGGGCGCGGCCACTCGCCGATTTCAAGGTCATTTCGCTGCTTGGCGGTGTTGGCGTTGCTCGCCGATTCAACCCGGCCGAATTTGCCTGGCGGTTTGCGCGTGCGTTCCAGGGCGACGGGTATCTCATTCCTGCGCCTGCGGTGGTGGACAGTGTCGAGACCAAGGCAGCGCTGATCGAGCGTTGCGGTTTACACGAGATCCTCGCATTGGCCGACACGCTGGATGCGGTCATCATCTCTGTCGGCGGTCTGGCATCGGCCACCACATTCTACCGTGGGGGCTATCTCTCGGAGGCCGTGCGCGAGGCGCTGGAAAACCAGGGAGCCGTTGGAGACATTCTCTACCATTTCTATGACCGGGACGGGCAACTCGTTGACCACCCGATCAATGAGCGGGTGATGTCGGTCGATGTGGACCGGCTGCGCCGCGCGCCCATGCGCATTCTCACCTCTGGCGGTGAAGACAAGATCGAAGCGCTGATCGGCGCCATGAAACTGGTGGAGCCCACGGTTTTCATTACGGATGAAGAAAGTGCCCGCAGAATGCTGTCGTTGGCGTAAGACCGGGCGGGGGGTGCCGCGGTGACTGAAATCCTTCTCTGCTCTATGTGAAATCTTCTTCAAGCCGTCTATAAACGGTTGGGATTTCATGTCCTTTTGATTATGAGGCTGACAGGGCCCATGGGGAGAACGCAGTCAACGATGGTAGACAGGTTTGCGCGGCGCTTTCTGCCTTCCTTTTCGGTCTTACGCAGCTTCGCTTCCGCAGCGCGTCACCAGAGCTTCACGCTTGCAGCGGAAGAACTGAATCTCACGCAAAGTGCTGTCAGCCGCCACATACGAGACATGGAGACTGCGCTGGGCTTCAGTCTTTTCCGCCGCGTGGGGCGCCGGGTGGTGCTTACGCCCGCCGGCAAGAATCTTGCCGATGCCCTCGACGATGATCTGAGCCGAATCACCCAGACACTGCACCGGGCAATCGCCGCCGGCATGTCGGGCGCCACGCTCAATGTGGCCAGTCTGCCGACGTTTGCCGCACGCTGGCTCATACCGCGCCTTCCGGAATTCGAGAAGCTGCATCCCGGCATCGGGATCAATCTGACAGCCCGGATCAATCCCTTCGATCTCGCGCATGAGCGGTTCGATGTGGCGATCCATTTCGGGCGCGAAAACTGGCCCGATGCACGTCTTACAAAGCTGTGTGACGAAGCGATGATCGCAGTTGCATCGCCGCGGTTCATTGAAACGCACAATGTGACGGGGGCGGAAAGCCTTCTCGATGCGCCGCTTTTGCACCTGCAAAGCCGGCCGGGGGCATGGTCGGACTGGATGCGCGAGGCCGGTGTTGGTGATGTGCCGGCGCTACCTGGCAAGCAGTTCGATCAGTTCACCATGGTGATTGCGGGCGCAATGGCCGGTCTTGGGGCAGGACTTGTTCCGGCCTATCTTATCGAGGAGGAGCTTCGCTCTGGCATTCTTGCGCAGATTGGCGATGCCGTACTTGCGACCCAGAACAGCTATTTTCTCGTGCAGCCTCTTGGCGTTGAGAACCCGTCTGCAGATGCTTTCGTGTCCTGGGTGATAGCGCAGGTCTGAGGCCCGACGGCGACGCCGGATATGCTCAATCTGCAAGATTTTATGGGAGATACATGATCGTCGATCATGAATGCAGTCCGATTTTCCGTTTTCAATCGGCTTCGGCTCTTCCTACATTCCAGCCAGGGGCCGGTCCGGCCGCGCGGCATTCTGCTGCGATTTTCGTGATGAATATTATGAGGGAGCGAAGCACCCATGAACGTCAAGAATGAAACAAGCGAGCTTTTGAAGCGGCTCGGCGTCGACGAGAAAGCTTTTACGGGTGGCGATCTGACCGTGCGGACGCCGGTGACCGGCGAGGAAATTGCCGCAGTCACTTCGATTTCGGCTGACGCTGCGGGTGCTGCCATTGAACGTGCACACACGGCTTTCAAGGCATGGCGCAATGTTCCCGGCCCGCGCCGTGGCGAACTGGTGCGTCTGCTGGGCGAGGAACTGCGCGCCTCCAAGGACGATCTCGGCCGTCTGGTTTCCATCGAAGTGGGCAAGATTCGCTCCGAGGGTCTGGGCGAAGTTCAGGAGATGATCGACATCTGCGACTTTGCAGTTGGCCTTTCGCGTCAGCTTTACGGCCTGACCATCGCCACCGAGCGCCCCGGTCACCGTATGATGGAGACCTGGCATCCGCTTGGCGTGGTCGGTGTGATCTCGGCCTTCAACTTCCCTGTCGCGGTCTGGTCGTGGAATGCGGCACTGGCGCTTGTCTGCGGTGACAGTGTGGTGTGGAAGCCGTCTGAAAAGACGCCGCTGACGGCACTCGCCTGCGAGGCCATCTTCAAGCGTGCCGTCGCGCGCTTCGGTGACGATGCACCCGCCGACCTGCTCACCGTGCTGATGGGCGACCGCGCCGTCGGTGAAGTCATGGTCGACCACCCGAAAGTGCCGCTTGTCTCGGCCACCGGCTCAACCCGCATGGGTCGCGAGGTTGGTCCGCGTCTGGCCAAGCGTTTCGCCCGCGCGGTTCTGGAGCTTGGTGGCAACAATGCCGGCATCGTCTGCCCCTCGGCAGATCTCGACATGGCGTTGCGCGCCATTGCGTTCGGCGCCATGGGCACTGCGGGACAGCGTTGCACCACGCTGCGTCGCCTGTTCGTGCATGAATCGGTCTATGATGAGCTTCTTCCGCGCCTGCGCAAGGCCTACGAATCGGTCTCCGTCGGAAGCCCGCTCACGACCGATGCGCTGGTTGGTCCGCTGGTCGACAAGGCCGCGTTCGACAACATGCAGAAGGCGCTCGAAGAGGCGAAGAAGCTCGGCGGCAAGGTTGTTGGCGGCGCGCGTTTCGACAGCGGCGATGCGGACGCCTATTACGCGCATCCGGCTCTGGTCGAGATGCCGGAACAGGCAGGTGTCGTACTGGAAGAGACATTTGCCCCGATCCTCTATGTGATGAAGTACAGCGATTTTGACGATGCGCTGGAGCAGCACAACGCCGTCGGTGCTGGCCTTTCATCCTGTGTGTTCACGACGGATATGCGCGAAGCCGAGGAATTCCTCAGTGCACGTGGCTCGGACTGCGGTATCGCCAACGTCAACATCGGAACTTCCGGCGCTGAAATTGGCGGCGCGTTTGGCGGCGAGAAGGAAACCGGCGGTGGCCGCGAATCCGGCTCGGATGCATGGAAAGCCTATATGCGCCGCGCCACGAACACGGTGAACTATTCCAAGGAACTGCCGCTCGCACAGGGCGTCTCGTTCGACATCGAGTAGGGCGAAAACCACGGCAACAAAAAGGGCGGCTCCGGGCCGCCCTTTTCATATTCGGCTGCTGGCCGGGATCATTCCATGCCGAGCGCGGCCTTGTAGAGGTCGATCATTGCCTCTTCTTCCTGCCGCTCCGCCTGGTCTTTCTTGCGCAGCCGCACGATGCTGCGCACAGCCTTGGTGTCGAAGCCGTTCGCCTTCATCTCGGCATAGACTTCCTTGATGTCCTCGGCGATCGTCTTCTTGTCTTCTTCAAGACGCTCGACACGCTCTATAAAGGCGCGAAGCTGGCCCGCGGCCACTGTATCGGCGGTCTCGGTCGTGATGTCGTCGGCCATGCAAAACTCCGGTCGATTGTTCGAAAGGCCCGCGAGTCGGGGCGTTTGATTATGGCAGGTTCGATGCCTCAGCTGCGCCCGGTGGTCAAGGCATTTGCTGTTCTGGAACCGTCTGCTGCTGCCAGCCGGGTGTTTCCTTAATGATCCTTCGGCCGGTTTTCCTCGAATGCCGCCTTCTGCTGAGCCGTCGCTTCGGTCTGGTGTCTGGCGCGCCATTCGTCATACGGCATTCCATAGATGATCTCGCGCGATTCTTCCTTGGACAGTGCGATGCCCTCTGCCTCTGCCGCATCCCGATACCAGTTCGACAGGCAGTTGCGGCAAAAACCGGCCAGATTCATCATGTCGATGTTCTGGACATCGGTGCGTGCACGCAGATGCTCGACCAGACGGCGAAACGCGGCGGCTTCCAGGTCCCGTTTCTTTTCATCGTTCAGCGTGGTCATGGCGTCCTCCTTTACGGCTCGTCGTTCCGCGATCCAAAATGCATGGTCCTGTGCATATCGGGCCGCGCGTTGATGGCTTCAAGCATGGGGGCGAGTTTCTCCGCCCAGGCCGCCGCGCCTGCCTCATCGGCAATCAGATCCTGACGGATCTCGATCAGCGCGTAGGGAAAACCTCTCATCGTCGCATGCGTGTGCATTGTGTCCCCGGGATAGGACCCGTCATAGGGCTCATTGTCCCCGACGGTGAGATCTCCCTGTGCCCGCAGCATCTCGATCAATGGTCCTGCCGCGCGGTCGTCCCTGTCCCACAGAACGCCCACCTCCCATGGTCGCCACCGGCCGAGCAGGAAAGGCGTGAAAGAATGTATCGAGATGAGCACCGGGGCCTGTCCCGTGGCGTCCTCGACTTCTTTCGCTGCAGAAGCCAATGCCCTGTGATAAGGCAGGTAGTAGCAGTCGATGCGGGTTTGCCGTTCTGCGGCGCTCAGTGGATAGTTTCCTGGTATGATGGTCCCGTCATAAAGCTGGCGGACGAGTGTCGGATCGTCGAGGCCGCGATTGGGATCGATCAGGAGACGCGAGAAACCACAAAGAATTGCCGGTACGTGCAGTTTCGCTGCGAGAATGCGCGTTACGGCCTCCACGCCGATATCGTAGGCGATATGGCGTTCCAGTTCGGTGGCCGGAATGCCCAGCGTGCCGTAATGGTCTGGCAGAGCGCGGCGGGCATGATCGGCGACAAGCAGGAGCCCTTTCGCCGAATCACCGGGCAGAAACTCGAATGGCGATGTGAAGGCGATGGCGCTCATGAAATGAAACCGGACAGCCGGTGCTGTAATTAAATGCCGACTGATTGCCGGGTAACTCCGTAGTTTCACGATGCCGCCTGTCGCGCAAGTCTATCGATGAAATGATACGGTGGAAGCCGATGTCGCGTTGACAGGCGCCCGGACATTGCCGAAAAGGAAAATATGCTCAGGTCGAATTCAATGTTGTCAAAAATACTTCGACGGGCGTCGCTCGCAAAACACCGGATGGTTGGGCTGTCAGTCGTTTCGGCCGGTCTGGTGTTTGCGGTCCTGGCGCCAACACCTGCATTTGCCGATTTCCGGGTTTGCAACTCGACCCAGAACCTCGTCGGTGTGGCGATCGGATACCGCACCGCTTCCGGCTGGATCAGTGAGGGGTGGTGGCGCATCGAGAAATCGAGCTGCAAGACCCTGATCGAAGGTCCTTTGGAATCCCGATATTATTACCTGTATGCGGAAGACGCGGCGAGCGGTGGACGCTGGGAAGGGGAGGTGCAGATGTGCGTTGCACTGACCGAATTCAAGATTGCCGGCACCAATGATTGTTTTGCGCGGGGCTTCCAGCGTGCCGGATTCCAGGAATATGACACCCGCGAACAGGAAAACTGGATGGTGGATTTGACCGACGGACCGGCAGAAAACAGCACGTTGACGAATTCGGATGCTTCGCAATGAGGCGCAATCGCAAGGTCAAGATTCTCGCCACGCTCGGTCCTGCCTCCTCCGAGGAAGAAAGCATTCAGCGGCTGTTCGAGGCAGGTGCAGACGTGTTCCGCATCAATATGAGCCATGCCAGCCATGATCTGATGCGCACGCTGGTGGGGCGAATCCGCTCCGTGGAAAAGAAAGTCGGGCACCCTATCGGCATCCTTGCCGATCTTCAGGGACCGAAACTTCGCGTCGGCACGTTTGCGGACAAGAGTGTCGAGCTTTCGGTTGGACAGGCTTTCACGCTGGATGCAGATCCTGCGCCCGGCAACGACAAACGGGTTCATCTGCCTCATCCCGAAATTCTGAAATCCGTGGAACCCGGCCACCGCCTTCTGATCGATGATGGTCGGCTTCAGCTCAAGGCCGTCAAGAATGATGGCAAGGCAATCACCTGCGAAGTGGTTGCCGGCAACAGGATTTCTGATCGGAAAGGCGTGAGCCTTCCCGACACGGACCTGCCGATGGGCGCGCTGACCGCCAAGGATCGCAAGGATCTCGATGCGGTCCTGTCTTCCGATGTCGACTGGATTGCGCTGTCCTTCATTCAAAGACCCGAGGATCTGGCCGAGGTGCGCAAGGTCGCACGGGGGCGTGCTGCGCTTCTTGCCAAAATCGAGAAGCCGCAGGCCGTGAAGCGTCTGGCGGAGATCATCGAGCTTTCCGATGCATTGATGGTTGCACGTGGCGATCTCGGGGTCGAGATGCCGCTTGAGGCCGTTCCGGGCATCCAGAAGCAGATCACGCGCGCCTGCCGCCGGGCGGGCAAGCCTGTCGTGGTGGCCACGCAGATGCTTGAGTCGATGATCTCGGCTCCGGTTCCCACACGTGCCGAGGTTTCGGACGTCGCAACCGCCGTGTTCGAAGGCGCGGATGCTGTCATGCTTTCGGCAGAATCGGCGGCGGGCGAGTATCCCGTGGAGGCCGTTGCCACGATGGACTCCATTGCCACCAAGGTGGAGCAGGATCCGACATATCCGACGATAATCAACGGTCAACGCACGGAGCCCGAGCCAACGGGTGCGGATGCCATTTCCATGGCCTCACGCCAAATTGCCGAGACACTCAATCTTTCGGCGATCATTTCCTACACCTCCTCAGGTACAACGGGGCTGCGTGCCGCACGTGAGCGCCCACATGTACCGATCATCGCGCTTTCGCCGGTTGTGGAAACGGCCCCGCCGCCTGTCCCTGGTATGGGGCACGCACTGCGTGGTTACGGAGGATGCTGCGGATCTCGATGACATGGTCAACCGTGCCTGCCGCATCGCCTACGAAGAGGGCTTTGCCAAACCGGGCAATCGCGTGATTGTGACCGCCGGTGTGCCGCTTGGAACCCCCGGCGCGACCAACATGCTGCGCATTGCCTATGTCGGATCGGACGGTCTGGGCGGGATCTGAACCCTGTTGAGACATAAGCATGACCGGCGAGCCTGGCTCGCCGGTGGCTGCCGTGTGTAGAGCCCCCGCCTGTTCTCCCGCGTTCAGCTTGCGAGGGGGGAGAGGCGCCCCTGACGCCGGTCAGATGCCCTGGCCGTCCAGCTCGTCGGATATCTCGGCTATTGCGCTCTGTGCGCTTCGCAGCATGGGATAGATCTCCAGAACCTTTTCATAGGCGGCAAGGGCCTGCTCATCGCGCCCGCTTTGTTGCAGAATGCGAGCCAGGCCTGCCAATGCTCCGAAATGGCGTGGCTCCAGCTCCAGGGTTCGCGAGATGTCGGCCATGGCGCGGGCATGGTCATTCATCATGAAGTGCACCGTGGCGCGGCGATTCCATCCTTCCGGGTATGTGGGAAACAGAAGGGTAACCTGATCGAGGAAATCCAGAGCGACGGAAAACTTCTCCGCCTTGATTGCATCGTTCGCCCAGCCCATCAGGAGATTGGCTGTGTCGCTGTCGGAATCGGACAGGGCCCTGCCGATGCGCAGGGCTATGCGACGAGCGGCCTGCTCGTTTGGTTCTTTTTTGAGGGTTTGGAAAAGCGCATCAAGGCGCGTCTGACTTTCCTCTGCCGCTTTAGGCAGTGATTCGCCAGGGCGAGGCTCGTCCTCGGCCTGAGCGGCCGCCAGACTCGCCAGAAAGGCAATCGAAAAGGCAATCAGGAATCGCACCATGCCGCGATAATAAGCGCGGCTGGTGAAAAGGAAAACTGAATTTCGCGTGAGGTCCGCCGAAACCGGCGGATCAGCCCTGCCGTGCCTTGAAGCGCGGGTTGGACTTGTTGATGATGTAGATGCGGCCCTTGCGACGAACCATGCGGTTTTCGCGGTGACGGGTCTTCAGCGCCTTGAGCGAGTTTTTGATTTTCATCGTTCTTGTCCGTGGTTGGCCGTGCGGCCCGAAATGAGAAGGCGCGCTGTCATGCGCGCCACAAGTCGATGGGCTCATAGACGAGGATCGCTGTCCATGTCAACCTCCAGACCGGTCTGCGCCGCCACAAAGCGGCGGTTCGGGCCGGAGAATTCAGATTTTCAGGCAACGTCTTTCCCGAAGGAAACTCACATGGCACGACACGGATATCTTTTTTCCATCGCCCTCGCCGCGCTGGTTGGCCCGCTCTGGCTTGCTGGCGCTGCAGCCCAGGAGCCCGATTGCGGAAGTCCGCAGACACAGCTCGACATGACACAGTGTGCGAGTGAGGATTACCGCATCGCCGATGCCGAACTGAATGCGCGGTACGGCGCGGTCATGCGCCGCTACGAAAGCAACGAGGAGGGGCGTCGCATGCTGCAGGATGCGCAGCGTGCCTGGATCCGGTTTCGCGATGCGGAGTGCGCCCTGGCCACGCTCAGCGTGCGCGGCGGATCCATTGAGCCGATGATACGGGCGCAATGTCTTCAGGAACTGACCGAAACGCGTGCACGGCAACTGGAAGAACTTGCGCAGTGCGAAGAGGGAGATCTCAGCTGCCTGTGAGCCGAGTGAAATGCCCCATCTTTCTGCCGGCCCGGATATCGCTCTTGCCATAGAGATGCAGCATCAGACCGGGTTCGGTGAGGAGGTCGGGTGCGCGTAGAACCTCGTCGCCGATCAGGTTTTCCATGATGCAGTCGGAGTGTCTTGCGGTGCTGCCCAGCGGCAGGGCCGGCCACCGCGCGGATATGCTGGTCGAACTGCGAAACCACACACGCCGCTTCGGTCCAGTGACCCGAGTTGTGAACCCGGGGGGCGATCTCGTTGACCAGCACCTTGCCGTTGTCGAGAACGAAAAACTCGACACCCAGCACTCCGACATACTGGAGCGCGGAAAGAATGTCCCTTGCCGCCTGGCAGACTGCAGCCGAGGTTTCGCGATCAACCATGGCAGGCACGGTGGAGCGATGCAGGATCCCGTTGCGATGTTCGTTCTCTGCGGGATCGTAGGTGGCCATGCTGCCATCCTGTGCACGCGCGGCAATCACGGAGACTTCCCTGCGAAAGGGAACAAGCGCTTCCAGGATCAGCGGAACATTGCCCATATTGGCATAAACGGGTTCGTCGCCGACCGATTGGTTGGGCCGAAAGACCCGCTGACCCTTACCATCATAGCCTAGGCGGCGCGTCTTGAGGACGCCGCCGGAAAAGCGTTTCAGGCCCTGAGCCAGGTCTTCGTCGTTGTCTACCGATATGAAGGGGGCGGTGGAGATACCATTGGAATTCAGAAAGATCTTCTCCGCCAGCCGATCCTGCGCTGCTTCCAGTGCCTCGGGGGGCGGAAAAACGGGCACTTCTTCGGAGAGGGAAGAAACAGTTGCCACCGGCACGTTTTCAAATTCGTAGGTCACCACATCGCACGTTTCGGTGAGGCGGCTCAGCGCCTGTGCGTCGTCGTAGGCAGCGTGGATAAAGGTGTTGGAGACCTGTGCTGCAGGACTATCCGCCGAAGGGTCGAGCACGACAGTGCGGTATCCAAGTCGAGCTGCGGAAATTGCCAGCATCCGGCCGAGCTGGCCGCCACCGAGGATTCCGATGGTTGCGTCTTGTCGAAGTGGTCCTGCCATGGTCAGTCCACCGGGTATTCTGCAACCTGCGCCGCCTGTTCGGCGCGCCAGGCATCCAGTCTTTCTGCGAGTTCGATATCCTGAAGTGCAAGCACCGCAGCCGAGAGAAGAGCGGCATTGATTGCGCCAGCGCGACCGATGGCCAGTGTGCCGACGGGGATGCCGGCTGGCATCTGCACGATGGACAGAAGCGAGTCCTGGCCGGAAAGCGCCTTCGATTCGACGGGCACGCCGAACACGGGAAGTGGTGTCATCGCGGCGGTCATGCCGGGCAGGTGCGCGGCCCCGCCCGCCCCGGCGATGATGGTCTGAAAGCCTTCATCCCGCGCGCTCTTGGCAAACTCGTAAAGACGATCTGGCGTGCGGTGTGCCGAAACGATCCGCGCCTCATACTCGACACCCAGCTGGTCCAGCGTATCGGCGGCATGGCGCATGGTCGCCCAGTCGGATTGACTTCCCATGATAATCGCTACTCGAGCAGACCGGTCAGCCATCGAAACCTCTCGCAATCAAAAAACAGGCTGTAATCAAAAGCGAAGCCCATCGCAACCTTGAACGGGCGATCACCGGAGTTCAGGCGATGATGTCGGGTATGATGCTGTCTTCGAGTTCCTGAAGCCGGTCTTTCAGCGCCAGCTTCTTCTTTTTCATGCGCTGAATGCGAAGCGGGTCCGTACCCGTGGCGATCATTGCATTGATTGCGGCATCGAAATCCGCATGGTCCTGTTTGAGGCGGGCAAATTCCAGCCGAATTTCCGCCTGTTCCTGTTCAGATGTCACCACAGCCAGCCGACCCAAATGTGCGAAAACATTTTGCAAGCGTTCGGGAGAGCGCCCGGACAAACGTGCAAACCGCTCGATGCCGTAGGGGTTGTCCCGCCAGCGCGGGCGCTTATACCACATTTCGATGTTACGGGAAATGCTACTAGACTGCGTTCGACAAGCCACATTTGTAATGGCACACTGATTGGATCGCCGGTCCATGGGGCGGGTAAAAGGGTCGGCGAGTTCTCGAGGAAACAAAGGAGAACCCTATCATGTCTCTTGAATCCCATCTTGCAGAGTTGAAACGCAAACATGGCGAACTGGAGCGTGAGCTCGACAATGCGAAGCTCCATCCCTCTGTTGATGAACTCGATGTGGCTCAACTCAAGCGGCGCAAGCTGGCCATCAAGGACGAGATGGAGAAGCTCAGAGCAGGTGTAACGCGTCATTGAAATCATGTGCGGTCAGGCGGTTGCCTGATAGCGCGACATACTGACAGCACAACTTGAGATGCATGGCCTCCGCCTCGGTATCTGGCCGGGTGCGGGGGCCTTTCCTTTGCATGATCACAAGGATTTCTCCCGCCGGCTCCCTACCCTGACCTGATTGTTGAAGCCTAACTGTCGGATTCGGACGCCGTGTCCTCGGCATCGCTGCGCGGGTCGAGCACTGCTGCCTGCGGTGTAACGGCACGCTCGGAGGGCAGGGTCTTGAAGGCTTCTCGCTCATCGGCCGGAATGGGCGCCCGTCGCGAGATGCGCAGCAATGCATAGAGTCCAAGGCCAATATGCGCCACCGAGGTGGTCAGGAACAGGCTTTCAGGCTGCAAACTCTCCATCAGGAAACCGCCGATCAGCGGTCCCATCATGGTCCCGGCGCCGTATAGAAAGAGAAGCCCGCTGGCCACTTTCACGAAATCTTCCGGCGCGGCGTAATCGTTCGCATGGGCAACGATGATGGAATACATCGTGTATGCGAAGGCGCCGTAGACCGCAGTCATGATGATCACATAGGTTCCATCGCGCGGGGCCGTCAGAAGAATGAGCAGGCCAACGATACCCGAGCCGAAGGCTCCGCCTGCGATCACGTAGCGCCTGTCCACACGGTCGGACAGCCGGCCGGCTGGAAGTTGCAGCGCGGCCCCTGCCAGAACGGCGATGCTCATCATGGTGGCGATCTGCAAGGTTGAAATGCCGATCAGCCCGCCATAGACCGCGCCCAGCGTGCCCCAGGCGCCATTTGCCATTCCGATGAGCAGGCAGCCGACGAACGCAACCGGAGAATTGTGGTAGAGCGCTTTGAGATCAAGCGAGGCCTGAGCCAGCGGTTCGGGGCTTACAGCCTTGGAAACGGCCGTGGGAATGAGCGCCATGCAGAACAGGATTCCCGTGGTCATGAACAGGATCGTGCTCGACACATTGCCGAAGGCGACGGTCATTTGCCCGGCAGTCAATGAAGCATAGGTCAGCATCATGTAGATGCCGAAGACCGTACCGCGGTTTTCGTTGGTGGATTTTTCGTTCAACCAGCTTTCGATCACCATGAACGCGCCGGCCATGGTGAAGCCGGTAAATATGCGAAGGATGATCCATCCGGCCGGATCCACCCACATGCCGGTCAGAAGCGCGATGATGGCGCCCGAGGCGGCGAAGGCGCCAAATGCGCGCACATGCCCGGCACGCCTTACAATGCGTGGTGCAATGAAGCAGCCGGCCACAAAACCCGCAGCCCAGGCGGCGCCGAGCGCGCCGAGCGATGCGGTGGGAAAGCCCTCGATCTGGCCCCGTAGCGGCAGCAGGAGGCCGTGCAACCCCGAGCCGGTGAGCAAGAAAGCCGTACCGAGCAGTAATGCGATGATGGACCCGAGTGGTGACAGCATTGGTGCTTCCGAAGAATTGCGTGAATGAAAGGGCGGGATGTCCGACACCATCCATGCCATCGCCATCCAATCATGGCGTCAGCAAGGCCGGCGCCTTGTCCTGAGAGCTTCTTCGAGACACGCGGATGACACTATGTGCGAATAAGCGGCGCGGCGGCATCGCAAAACCGTCTTTCCAGATCTCGTTTGCGCAGTCGGGCGCGTTTCAACTCCGGCGAAACAACGCTTCGGCCGCGGTCTTCGTTGCCCCCTTGCACTGGATCTCCTGTTCGAGCCGGACAATCTCTTCCTTGAGCCGGGTCACGCGGTTCGTGAGTTCCTCCACCGAAAGCAGCGAAAGATCCTGCCCGATCTGATGTTCTGAAGCAGCTTTGACGTCGTCTTCGTCGAATATGCCCATCGCGCACACTCCCTCTGTCTCCCCGCGGCCAACGCTCCGAGTGCTGGCAATCGGTTCATCGCGGGTTCCCGCTCTTGATCCGATTGCACCACTCGCCGATTGTGTTGGCGGTTGTTTCTCAAATCAACAGGGGCATGATGAATAAAACAGCGCTTCCAGAAAAGATGACGGTGGTGGCAATCCAGGAGCCGGGCGGGCCGATGGTGTTGAAACCGGAGCATCGTGAAGTCCCGAAGCCGGGTGAGGGAGAAATCCTCATCCGGGTGCGTGCGGCAGGCATCAACCGCCCCGACGTGTTCCAGCGCAAGGGGCTTTATCCCGCACCCCCCGGCGCTTCGGATCTGCCCGGGCTTGAAGCGGCCGGGGAAGTGGCAGCCGTCGGGG includes:
- the ykgO gene encoding type B 50S ribosomal protein L36; this translates as MKIKNSLKALKTRHRENRMVRRKGRIYIINKSNPRFKARQG
- a CDS encoding LysR substrate-binding domain-containing protein; protein product: MVDRFARRFLPSFSVLRSFASAARHQSFTLAAEELNLTQSAVSRHIRDMETALGFSLFRRVGRRVVLTPAGKNLADALDDDLSRITQTLHRAIAAGMSGATLNVASLPTFAARWLIPRLPEFEKLHPGIGINLTARINPFDLAHERFDVAIHFGRENWPDARLTKLCDEAMIAVASPRFIETHNVTGAESLLDAPLLHLQSRPGAWSDWMREAGVGDVPALPGKQFDQFTMVIAGAMAGLGAGLVPAYLIEEELRSGILAQIGDAVLATQNSYFLVQPLGVENPSADAFVSWVIAQV
- a CDS encoding DUF1036 domain-containing protein, with product MVGLSVVSAGLVFAVLAPTPAFADFRVCNSTQNLVGVAIGYRTASGWISEGWWRIEKSSCKTLIEGPLESRYYYLYAEDAASGGRWEGEVQMCVALTEFKIAGTNDCFARGFQRAGFQEYDTREQENWMVDLTDGPAENSTLTNSDASQ
- a CDS encoding aldehyde dehydrogenase family protein, coding for MNVKNETSELLKRLGVDEKAFTGGDLTVRTPVTGEEIAAVTSISADAAGAAIERAHTAFKAWRNVPGPRRGELVRLLGEELRASKDDLGRLVSIEVGKIRSEGLGEVQEMIDICDFAVGLSRQLYGLTIATERPGHRMMETWHPLGVVGVISAFNFPVAVWSWNAALALVCGDSVVWKPSEKTPLTALACEAIFKRAVARFGDDAPADLLTVLMGDRAVGEVMVDHPKVPLVSATGSTRMGREVGPRLAKRFARAVLELGGNNAGIVCPSADLDMALRAIAFGAMGTAGQRCTTLRRLFVHESVYDELLPRLRKAYESVSVGSPLTTDALVGPLVDKAAFDNMQKALEEAKKLGGKVVGGARFDSGDADAYYAHPALVEMPEQAGVVLEETFAPILYVMKYSDFDDALEQHNAVGAGLSSCVFTTDMREAEEFLSARGSDCGIANVNIGTSGAEIGGAFGGEKETGGGRESGSDAWKAYMRRATNTVNYSKELPLAQGVSFDIE
- a CDS encoding DUF2312 domain-containing protein, which codes for MADDITTETADTVAAGQLRAFIERVERLEEDKKTIAEDIKEVYAEMKANGFDTKAVRSIVRLRKKDQAERQEEEAMIDLYKAALGME
- a CDS encoding DUF1244 domain-containing protein; translated protein: MTTLNDEKKRDLEAAAFRRLVEHLRARTDVQNIDMMNLAGFCRNCLSNWYRDAAEAEGIALSKEESREIIYGMPYDEWRARHQTEATAQQKAAFEENRPKDH
- a CDS encoding tetratricopeptide repeat protein; this encodes MVRFLIAFSIAFLASLAAAQAEDEPRPGESLPKAAEESQTRLDALFQTLKKEPNEQAARRIALRIGRALSDSDSDTANLLMGWANDAIKAEKFSVALDFLDQVTLLFPTYPEGWNRRATVHFMMNDHARAMADISRTLELEPRHFGALAGLARILQQSGRDEQALAAYEKVLEIYPMLRSAQSAIAEISDELDGQGI
- a CDS encoding sugar-binding transcriptional regulator is translated as MSKAKMHKQPARRPAGTTSSGEIAVSPARGSVTSKTDRLRVRAAWMYFVEQKTQNEIAEILGIGRVSVVRMLADARARNEVKITIEGDLAEITSMERALEERFGLERAVVAPLSDPDADPIPAISAATGSHVSDVMSSDMSVGVGWGRTLFGSLPFIRARPLADFKVISLLGGVGVARRFNPAEFAWRFARAFQGDGYLIPAPAVVDSVETKAALIERCGLHEILALADTLDAVIISVGGLASATTFYRGGYLSEAVREALENQGAVGDILYHFYDRDGQLVDHPINERVMSVDVDRLRRAPMRILTSGGEDKIEALIGAMKLVEPTVFITDEESARRMLSLA
- a CDS encoding N-formylglutamate amidohydrolase, coding for MSAIAFTSPFEFLPGDSAKGLLLVADHARRALPDHYGTLGIPATELERHIAYDIGVEAVTRILAAKLHVPAILCGFSRLLIDPNRGLDDPTLVRQLYDGTIIPGNYPLSAAERQTRIDCYYLPYHRALASAAKEVEDATGQAPVLISIHSFTPFLLGRWRPWEVGVLWDRDDRAAGPLIEMLRAQGDLTVGDNEPYDGSYPGDTMHTHATMRGFPYALIEIRQDLIADEAGAAAWAEKLAPMLEAINARPDMHRTMHFGSRNDEP